Proteins from a genomic interval of Planifilum fimeticola:
- the modB gene encoding molybdate ABC transporter permease subunit, with the protein MISTDFWNPILLSFKVNVTASLIAFAAATAFAWWLKDRSFPGKTILETLLMLPLVLPPTVVGFGLLVLLGRNGPVGRFVEWLLHQPVIFTWWAAVVAAAVVAFPLMYQTFKAGFESVDRDLEDAARAMGAGEGQVFRHVTLPLSWRFLLTGTVLGFARGIGEFGATLMVAGNIPGETQTVPTAIYIAVETGRMDLAASWVMAVVFLSFLLLGIVQRMK; encoded by the coding sequence ATGATTTCCACCGATTTCTGGAATCCGATTCTCCTGTCCTTCAAAGTGAACGTGACCGCCAGCCTGATCGCCTTCGCGGCCGCGACGGCCTTCGCCTGGTGGCTGAAAGACCGGTCGTTTCCGGGGAAAACGATCCTGGAGACCCTTTTGATGCTCCCCCTCGTCCTGCCGCCCACCGTCGTCGGTTTCGGCCTGCTCGTGCTTCTGGGACGAAACGGACCCGTCGGACGGTTTGTCGAGTGGCTGTTGCATCAACCGGTGATCTTTACCTGGTGGGCGGCGGTGGTCGCTGCGGCGGTGGTTGCGTTTCCCTTGATGTATCAGACCTTCAAAGCGGGATTTGAGTCCGTCGATCGGGATCTGGAGGATGCGGCCCGGGCGATGGGGGCGGGGGAAGGGCAAGTCTTCCGGCACGTCACCCTTCCGTTGTCCTGGCGCTTTTTGTTGACGGGAACGGTACTGGGGTTTGCGAGGGGAATCGGGGAATTCGGCGCCACCTTGATGGTGGCGGGCAACATTCCCGGGGAGACGCAAACGGTTCCGACGGCCATTTACATCGCCGTGGAGACGGGGCGCATGGACCTGGCCGCCTCCTGGGTGATGGCTGTCGTCTTCCTCTCTTTTCTGCTGCTGGGAATTGTGCAAAGGATGAAATGA
- a CDS encoding prohibitin family protein yields the protein MNNAENVQHPALPDRPNRSFRVGAAAVGVALILIVILAFLMLARIEPGFAGVVYSPSGGVEEDVLNQGWHVIAPFKRVTEYPVSTETVYLSKDGDDEDNSFDISTKDGKNVNVDVVYSYHMDPEKLPGIFTKFRGQESDLIEAGFMKDRLKEAIQEITTQYDVMEVYGEKRSELNRKVFEKFRDSLKPHGIIVETFNFSAIRPDKESLKAIQEKVNAKQRLETLKVQREQAKVQAEKMKIEAQGKAEAKVIEAKAQAEANRILRASLSPVLVQYETVKRWNGQLPMMTGGNAMLNLPSNWFVSSSESKGK from the coding sequence TTGAACAACGCCGAAAACGTTCAACACCCCGCACTCCCGGACCGTCCCAACCGGTCCTTCCGGGTCGGCGCAGCCGCGGTGGGAGTGGCCTTGATCCTGATTGTGATCCTCGCCTTTCTGATGCTTGCCCGAATCGAACCGGGATTCGCCGGAGTGGTGTACAGCCCCAGCGGTGGTGTGGAGGAGGACGTGCTGAACCAGGGGTGGCACGTCATCGCCCCCTTCAAGCGGGTGACGGAATATCCCGTGTCGACGGAGACCGTCTATCTTTCGAAGGATGGCGACGATGAGGACAACAGCTTCGACATCTCCACCAAGGACGGAAAAAATGTGAATGTGGACGTGGTCTACTCGTACCACATGGACCCGGAAAAGCTTCCCGGCATCTTCACCAAGTTTCGGGGGCAGGAAAGCGATCTGATCGAAGCCGGCTTCATGAAGGACCGGCTGAAGGAAGCGATTCAGGAGATCACCACGCAGTACGACGTGATGGAAGTCTACGGGGAGAAGCGCTCGGAGCTAAACCGGAAGGTGTTTGAAAAGTTCCGGGATTCCCTCAAGCCCCACGGGATCATCGTGGAAACCTTCAACTTCTCCGCCATCCGGCCGGATAAGGAATCCCTGAAAGCGATCCAGGAAAAGGTAAATGCCAAGCAGCGCCTGGAGACCCTGAAGGTGCAGCGGGAACAGGCCAAGGTCCAGGCGGAAAAGATGAAGATCGAAGCCCAAGGAAAGGCCGAGGCCAAAGTGATCGAAGCGAAGGCCCAGGCGGAAGCCAACCGGATCCTCCGCGCCTCCCTCAGCCCGGTTCTCGTCCAGTACGAAACCGTGAAGCGCTGGAACGGCCAACTCCCCATGATGACCGGCGGAAATGCCATGCTCAACCTGCCCTCCAACTGGTTCGTTTCTTCTTCGGAATCGAAGGGCAAGTGA
- a CDS encoding uracil-DNA glycosylase, giving the protein MAFEDPVSLFVARLAGFRVPGPYQDKLRNPYSDPRRRENLRLYLTLMRRRRPRVLLVGRDPGHRGCALTGIPFTSEAIAARGTLPSGERLACSGTVVGPGVGYFIPSDRPPVSEASASIIWEGIHRYFEDPPLLWNVLPFHPHRSGNPRSNRLPALVAETLAFGLPYLIALFDLFPSVDTVLAAGERAGEVFRRLEKENGLRKTVYFLRHPSYGGKCNFFEQLQRLKGEGRI; this is encoded by the coding sequence ATGGCTTTTGAAGATCCCGTGTCGCTGTTTGTGGCGAGGCTGGCCGGGTTTCGCGTGCCCGGTCCGTATCAGGACAAACTGCGAAATCCCTACTCGGATCCCCGCCGGCGGGAGAATCTGCGCCTCTATCTCACCCTCATGAGGCGCCGGCGCCCCCGCGTACTGCTGGTGGGACGGGATCCCGGCCACAGAGGATGCGCGCTCACCGGAATCCCCTTTACCAGCGAAGCGATCGCCGCCCGGGGAACCCTTCCTTCCGGCGAGCGGCTGGCGTGCTCCGGTACCGTCGTGGGTCCGGGGGTGGGGTACTTCATTCCGTCCGACCGCCCTCCCGTTTCGGAGGCGTCCGCATCGATCATCTGGGAGGGGATTCACCGCTATTTTGAGGATCCGCCCCTTTTGTGGAACGTCCTTCCCTTCCATCCGCACCGTTCCGGCAATCCCCGGAGCAACCGCCTCCCGGCGCTGGTCGCGGAAACATTGGCCTTCGGGCTTCCTTACCTGATAGCCCTTTTCGACCTCTTTCCGTCCGTCGACACGGTCTTGGCAGCAGGCGAAAGGGCGGGGGAGGTGTTTCGCCGGCTTGAAAAGGAAAACGGTTTGCGTAAAACGGTTTATTTCCTTCGCCACCCATCTTACGGAGGAAAGTGCAACTTTTTTGAGCAGTTGCAACGTCTAAAAGGTGAAGGGAGGATATAA
- a CDS encoding LCP family protein produces MKWLKIFLALLIVAGGAVGGYAFYLYKSIEKTADRMYQPVTGETEAKEIIEKEKPFCILIMGVDERKGDRGRSDTMMVMAVNPRKESALLFNIPRDTRTEIVGRGTQDKINHAYAYGGVKMSIETVEQFLDVPVDYYAKVNMQGFARIVDALGGVEVDNPFAFQYGGHTFEKGRIHLDGDTALKYARMRYEDPRGDLGRNERQRQVLKSMIKKAASPGIVANLGTILESLGSSVTTNITFDEMKKLGDDYRNAIRKVDTLEIKGRGQKINGIYYLIVSEEEKKRIRSLVKKQLELE; encoded by the coding sequence ATGAAATGGTTGAAAATTTTCCTCGCGCTGTTGATCGTCGCCGGCGGGGCCGTCGGGGGGTATGCGTTTTATTTGTACAAATCGATCGAAAAGACGGCCGATCGGATGTATCAACCCGTCACGGGCGAAACGGAGGCCAAGGAAATCATCGAGAAGGAGAAGCCCTTCTGCATCTTGATTATGGGCGTGGATGAAAGGAAGGGCGATCGCGGCCGTTCCGATACCATGATGGTGATGGCGGTCAATCCCCGGAAGGAGTCCGCCCTGCTCTTCAACATTCCGCGGGATACGCGCACCGAAATCGTAGGTCGCGGGACCCAGGACAAAATCAACCACGCCTATGCCTACGGCGGGGTGAAGATGTCCATCGAGACGGTGGAACAATTTCTCGATGTCCCGGTCGATTACTACGCAAAGGTGAATATGCAGGGATTTGCGAGGATCGTGGATGCGCTGGGAGGGGTGGAGGTGGACAATCCTTTCGCCTTTCAGTATGGTGGACACACCTTTGAGAAGGGGCGCATCCATCTGGACGGCGACACGGCCTTGAAATATGCGCGCATGCGCTATGAGGATCCGCGCGGGGATTTGGGCAGAAATGAACGCCAGCGCCAGGTGTTGAAGTCGATGATCAAGAAGGCGGCATCGCCCGGGATCGTGGCCAATCTGGGCACCATATTGGAGAGCCTGGGATCCAGCGTGACGACCAACATCACCTTTGATGAAATGAAAAAATTGGGAGATGACTACCGAAACGCCATTCGGAAGGTTGACACCTTGGAAATCAAGGGGCGCGGACAAAAGATTAACGGCATCTACTATTTGATCGTCAGCGAGGAAGAAAAGAAGCGGATACGGTCTCTGGTCAAAAAACAGCTGGAACTGGAATAA
- a CDS encoding CDP-alcohol phosphatidyltransferase family protein, with product MYTMDDVRSTYKKRDAWWTVFLVDPIASRIMLPIANHTNITPNQITVIAFLLGILSAVCFFQGTPVFLIAGALLFHLSFTFDCIDGKLARLKGNGTMFGMWLDYMLDRARVALCSLALMTGQFLKTNEPLFIYLAFLIVFLDMTRYMNALHIFKIRSKMKKEVRKTLRQIYGETQQEQSEEQEESVGERNSRVVDLNQYFKSKFGFYLRVRDWLEKYRVRPHLFSGIEYQMFIFIIGPLVGLIEEMVIISSVLLLIFELAILYKLWLSTLDFKKEMEKLKHSLQNVT from the coding sequence ATGTACACAATGGATGATGTGCGATCGACCTACAAGAAACGCGATGCCTGGTGGACCGTTTTTCTGGTGGATCCGATCGCTTCTCGGATTATGCTGCCCATCGCCAACCACACCAATATCACGCCGAATCAGATTACGGTGATTGCGTTCCTACTGGGGATTTTGTCTGCCGTCTGCTTTTTTCAGGGAACCCCCGTTTTTTTGATCGCCGGGGCCCTGCTGTTTCATTTGAGCTTTACCTTCGATTGCATTGACGGAAAGCTCGCCCGGCTCAAAGGCAACGGAACCATGTTCGGCATGTGGCTGGATTACATGCTTGACCGGGCGCGGGTCGCTTTGTGTAGTTTGGCGTTGATGACGGGCCAGTTTTTAAAAACCAATGAACCCTTGTTCATCTACTTGGCCTTTCTGATCGTCTTTTTGGACATGACTCGGTATATGAACGCCCTCCACATATTCAAGATTCGTTCCAAAATGAAGAAGGAAGTCCGGAAGACCTTAAGGCAAATTTACGGTGAAACTCAGCAGGAGCAGTCCGAGGAGCAGGAGGAGTCTGTCGGGGAAAGAAATTCGAGGGTTGTGGACCTGAATCAATACTTCAAATCCAAGTTCGGGTTTTATCTTCGCGTGAGAGACTGGTTGGAGAAATATCGGGTCCGGCCTCATCTGTTCAGCGGGATCGAGTATCAAATGTTCATTTTCATCATCGGGCCGCTTGTCGGATTGATTGAAGAGATGGTTATCATCAGCTCCGTTCTGCTTCTCATCTTTGAGCTGGCCATCTTGTATAAGCTTTGGCTCAGCACCCTGGACTTCAAAAAAGAGATGGAAAAACTGAAACATAGCCTGCAAAATGTCACGTGA
- a CDS encoding CDP-alcohol phosphatidyltransferase family protein gives MSNKRTYTMEDVKETFKKKDAWWTVLLVDPIAARLILPVANRTNITPNQLSIASFIIGMTAALCFYLGCYLALVIGALLYHISFIIDCMDGKIARLKGTGTSFGILLDISLDHVRVALCGVALAFGQFRLTGDVTYLYLLTLFLIAYFARHINALHLYKLRREMRKKLRKARKELYETAEAAGIVLKPEEKKAEEREEDEESSEDGLQEKGGPKSLAPLDIPVNSRADLQQAFKSKFTTYMKIREFLLAKRIRMHLFSGIEFQMFIFIVAPILGIIKETILVGSFLLFAFEAAIIYKMWLSTQDFEREHNKILKSRESIAATLPKDPKTEEAASQQTKQTG, from the coding sequence TTGAGCAATAAACGCACTTATACAATGGAGGATGTGAAGGAAACCTTTAAAAAGAAAGACGCATGGTGGACCGTGCTGTTGGTGGATCCCATCGCCGCGCGGCTGATTCTGCCGGTGGCCAACCGGACCAACATCACCCCCAACCAGCTGTCCATCGCGTCTTTTATTATAGGGATGACCGCCGCGCTCTGTTTTTACCTGGGCTGCTATCTGGCCCTGGTCATCGGGGCGCTTTTGTATCACATCAGTTTCATCATCGACTGCATGGACGGAAAAATCGCCCGGCTGAAGGGAACCGGGACCAGTTTTGGGATCCTTTTGGACATCAGCCTGGACCATGTCCGCGTTGCCCTTTGCGGCGTGGCTTTGGCCTTCGGCCAGTTCCGTCTCACCGGTGACGTGACATACCTTTACCTACTGACTCTGTTTTTGATCGCTTACTTTGCGCGTCACATCAACGCCCTTCACCTGTACAAACTGCGCCGGGAGATGCGAAAAAAGCTGCGGAAAGCCCGAAAGGAGCTGTATGAAACGGCGGAAGCCGCCGGAATCGTTCTGAAACCGGAAGAGAAGAAAGCGGAGGAAAGGGAAGAGGACGAGGAGTCCTCCGAGGATGGGCTCCAAGAAAAGGGTGGGCCAAAATCCCTCGCTCCCCTGGACATCCCGGTAAACTCCAGAGCCGATCTGCAACAGGCGTTTAAGTCCAAATTCACTACCTACATGAAAATCCGGGAGTTTTTGCTCGCGAAGCGGATCCGCATGCACCTCTTCAGCGGCATCGAATTCCAGATGTTCATCTTCATCGTTGCGCCGATCCTCGGGATCATCAAGGAAACGATCCTCGTCGGCTCTTTCCTCCTGTTCGCCTTTGAGGCGGCCATCATATATAAGATGTGGCTGAGCACCCAGGATTTCGAAAGGGAGCACAACAAAATTCTCAAGTCCAGGGAATCGATCGCGGCGACGCTGCCGAAAGATCCGAAAACGGAAGAGGCCGCCAGCCAACAGACCAAACAAACCGGTTGA
- a CDS encoding ABC transporter ATP-binding protein, with the protein MDAIVVRNLTKHFRKAYDKTLKGYLISLTKGEKRYTEFTALKDVSFSIRQGESFAIVGNNGAGKSTLFKILSGIIYPDKGEVQVNGKVAPLIELGAGLSRDLSGAENIRLNCAIFGLNKDQIQEVYPKIVEFSELEEFINTPVKFYSSGMKARLGFSIAIHIDADIILIDEVLAVGDKDFKKKCYAKMEELRDSGKTLVIVSHSLSPLKSICDRGLILEKGQVKDIGDIDAIIDKYQKEGKKKKKKGA; encoded by the coding sequence ATGGATGCGATTGTGGTCAGGAATCTGACCAAACATTTCCGAAAAGCCTACGACAAGACGTTGAAGGGATACCTCATCTCTTTGACAAAGGGAGAAAAGCGATACACGGAGTTTACCGCCCTGAAAGACGTCTCCTTCTCCATCAGGCAGGGGGAATCCTTCGCCATCGTCGGCAATAACGGAGCGGGGAAAAGTACCCTGTTCAAAATTCTGAGCGGAATCATCTATCCCGACAAAGGAGAGGTGCAGGTCAACGGAAAAGTGGCCCCCCTCATCGAGCTCGGGGCGGGGTTGAGCCGGGACCTGTCAGGAGCCGAAAACATCCGCCTCAACTGCGCCATTTTCGGACTGAACAAGGATCAAATCCAAGAGGTTTATCCCAAGATCGTGGAGTTCTCGGAGCTTGAGGAGTTCATCAACACGCCGGTGAAATTCTACTCCTCGGGGATGAAGGCCCGCCTCGGCTTCTCCATCGCCATTCACATCGACGCGGACATCATCCTGATCGACGAAGTGCTCGCGGTGGGTGACAAGGATTTCAAGAAAAAATGCTACGCCAAAATGGAGGAGCTGCGGGATTCAGGGAAAACGCTCGTGATCGTGTCTCACAGCTTGTCTCCCCTGAAGAGCATCTGCGATCGGGGGCTGATTTTGGAGAAGGGACAAGTCAAGGACATCGGGGACATCGATGCCATCATCGACAAATACCAGAAGGAAGGAAAGAAAAAGAAGAAGAAAGGGGCGTGA
- a CDS encoding ABC transporter permease — protein sequence MLAEMMKYKELLYFLVHKEVRIKYRNSFFGFFWSLLEPLGLMVIYTIVFSLILGIDGRGGEKIEHYPLFILSGLIPWTFFSNAVRAGTKALSSNSSLIKKVYFPREIFPITILLSNLVNFIPAFALILLVALAFGHPIHWDKLALLPAFLTLQSVFTLACMFLVSMLNVFYRDVEFITNLLMRAWMYLCPIIYPISFVMNSDSPFVERFADFYLLNPMAVMISLYHTIFYGDTQGVDMKWIFYAIIITIVIFFISWGVFKRLNRRVGEVI from the coding sequence ATGCTTGCAGAGATGATGAAGTACAAGGAATTGCTTTATTTTCTCGTCCACAAAGAGGTACGCATCAAATACCGCAACTCGTTCTTCGGCTTTTTCTGGTCTCTCTTGGAACCGCTGGGACTGATGGTGATCTACACGATTGTGTTTTCTCTTATTCTGGGAATCGATGGAAGAGGGGGGGAGAAGATTGAGCATTACCCCCTGTTCATCCTTTCCGGGCTCATTCCATGGACCTTTTTCAGCAACGCGGTGAGGGCGGGAACCAAAGCGCTTTCCAGCAACTCCTCCCTCATCAAAAAGGTGTACTTCCCCAGGGAGATCTTTCCGATCACCATCCTGCTTTCCAACCTGGTGAACTTTATCCCGGCCTTCGCCTTGATTCTCTTGGTCGCACTGGCCTTCGGCCATCCGATCCACTGGGACAAATTGGCCTTGCTTCCGGCCTTTTTGACGTTGCAGTCCGTCTTTACCCTGGCCTGCATGTTTCTGGTTTCCATGCTCAACGTATTCTACCGGGATGTGGAATTCATCACCAATCTTCTGATGCGGGCCTGGATGTACCTTTGCCCCATCATTTATCCGATCAGTTTCGTCATGAACAGCGACTCTCCTTTCGTCGAGCGGTTTGCCGATTTCTATCTGCTGAATCCCATGGCTGTCATGATTTCCCTGTATCACACCATTTTTTACGGGGATACTCAGGGAGTCGATATGAAGTGGATTTTTTACGCCATCATCATTACGATCGTCATCTTTTTCATCTCCTGGGGGGTCTTCAAGCGGCTCAATCGTAGAGTAGGGGAAGTGATTTGA
- a CDS encoding iron-containing alcohol dehydrogenase family protein — MANKIRIPIHLIIEHGAVSRLPKTPIYEGLKDKKVFLICGSNNTHQLAEMIRDTIRPQAREVHILSCENNTLDIINRLERKVLEETPDYIFGIGGGKALDVSKVVGTRCNVPVVLFPTAASSDAICSPVAVIKMRNRSTSIGVRMPLAVVIDLDILASCPPRLVSAGIGDLLSNKTALFDWQLAHQAGVEEMNTFAALMAKNAVESFMNTVNRRDLDRSRLLKSAAESLIMSGIAMSVAGSSRPCSGSEHLISHALDFHCGAKALHGEQVAIGVLISQYLQGKRQQVEELHPYYEKLGLPTHYEDIGYTKEEMRRAIRLAPSMRNRYTILDEFNLTDKEIDSILEEVFPEEAKNRYRSIGSSAK; from the coding sequence TTGGCGAACAAAATTCGCATACCCATCCATCTGATCATTGAACACGGCGCCGTCTCCCGCCTTCCGAAAACCCCGATATACGAAGGGTTGAAGGATAAAAAGGTGTTTCTGATCTGCGGGAGCAACAATACCCACCAATTGGCCGAAATGATCCGAGACACCATCCGGCCCCAGGCGAGAGAGGTCCACATCCTGTCCTGCGAAAACAACACGCTGGACATCATCAACCGCTTGGAACGGAAGGTGTTGGAGGAAACCCCCGATTACATCTTCGGCATCGGCGGCGGAAAGGCCCTGGACGTGTCCAAGGTGGTGGGAACCCGGTGCAACGTGCCGGTGGTCCTGTTCCCCACGGCTGCTTCCAGTGACGCCATCTGCTCGCCGGTTGCCGTTATCAAAATGAGGAACAGGAGCACCAGCATCGGAGTCCGGATGCCCTTGGCGGTGGTAATCGATCTGGACATCCTGGCATCCTGTCCCCCCCGGCTGGTGTCCGCCGGAATCGGCGATCTTCTGTCCAACAAAACCGCCCTGTTCGATTGGCAACTAGCGCACCAGGCCGGCGTTGAAGAAATGAACACCTTCGCCGCCTTGATGGCCAAAAATGCGGTCGAGTCCTTCATGAACACCGTCAACCGGCGGGACCTGGACCGGTCCCGCCTGTTAAAGTCCGCCGCCGAATCGCTGATCATGAGCGGGATCGCCATGTCCGTGGCCGGTTCTAGCCGCCCCTGCAGCGGGTCGGAACATCTGATCAGCCATGCCCTGGACTTCCACTGCGGAGCCAAGGCCCTGCACGGAGAGCAAGTGGCCATCGGCGTCCTGATCTCCCAATATTTGCAGGGGAAACGGCAACAAGTGGAGGAGCTTCACCCCTATTACGAAAAGCTGGGACTGCCGACGCATTATGAGGATATCGGCTACACCAAGGAGGAAATGCGCCGGGCCATCCGTCTGGCTCCCTCCATGCGAAACCGGTACACCATCCTCGATGAATTCAACCTGACGGACAAAGAGATCGATTCCATTTTGGAAGAAGTCTTCCCCGAGGAAGCGAAAAACCGCTATCGCTCGATCGGTTCATCAGCGAAATAA
- a CDS encoding NTP transferase domain-containing protein — protein MKVVILAAGVGSRLRPETEDKPKAMIRVQDKPLVQYQVESVLKVGFKEKDIHILGGYKMERIREHFEGTEIQFIYNPHFDTMNNIYSFLLTESIGDDLLLINSDDFYDERMIPLLLNHEAPTAILVDQQKELTEEAMRVKLEDGRLTEINKKIPLNEANGEYIGISKLAKADLEILYRTAREMIEAGDTDAWYENVYEACVNAVKIAGVDTRGYPWIEIDDFNDLDTARKMAATVLK, from the coding sequence ATGAAAGTAGTGATTCTCGCAGCCGGTGTGGGCAGCCGATTGCGGCCGGAAACGGAAGATAAACCGAAGGCGATGATTCGGGTTCAGGACAAACCCCTGGTGCAATATCAGGTGGAAAGCGTGTTGAAGGTCGGTTTCAAGGAAAAGGACATTCACATTCTCGGCGGCTACAAGATGGAACGGATTCGGGAGCACTTCGAGGGCACGGAGATCCAATTCATCTACAATCCCCACTTTGACACGATGAACAACATCTACTCCTTTTTGCTGACTGAATCGATCGGAGATGATTTGCTCCTGATCAACTCCGACGATTTTTACGACGAGCGCATGATCCCCCTTCTCCTGAACCACGAGGCCCCGACGGCTATCCTCGTGGACCAGCAAAAGGAGCTCACCGAAGAAGCCATGCGCGTCAAGCTTGAAGACGGCCGGCTGACGGAGATCAACAAAAAAATCCCGCTGAATGAAGCAAACGGGGAATACATCGGAATTTCGAAACTGGCGAAGGCCGATCTGGAAATTCTCTACCGCACGGCCCGGGAGATGATCGAGGCCGGTGACACCGATGCCTGGTACGAGAACGTATATGAGGCCTGCGTCAATGCCGTGAAAATCGCCGGCGTGGATACCCGCGGATACCCCTGGATCGAAATCGACGACTTCAACGATCTGGATACCGCCCGCAAAATGGCCGCAACCGTGTTGAAATAA
- a CDS encoding CDP-alcohol phosphatidyltransferase family protein, whose translation MKELPKNLPTLPVDSAKILEYRARCQKPRWKEDLWTWYVLRRISIYVTLLLRSTPITPNAVTWFSLLFFILTGWLMLWAEPWAMLMAVLAYNLGYLCDCVDGELARLRGTTSRQGVFIDTLIRATSIPILAAFSLTIHALTAETPLGLWTASGIYLTTLVATMGLAIPLAYNYTDLKNDESDPVSDMRTTSFFWECVAFVTGLPGFFAALPLLLCLEYLSNLPVTVWFIAAFLVLWGVKTAFRLYHVLKALNSN comes from the coding sequence ATGAAAGAGCTCCCCAAGAACTTGCCGACGCTTCCCGTTGATTCAGCCAAGATCCTTGAATATCGCGCTCGGTGCCAGAAACCGCGGTGGAAGGAAGATCTCTGGACCTGGTATGTTCTCAGGAGAATCTCCATCTACGTCACCCTATTGCTTCGCAGTACTCCGATAACCCCCAACGCAGTAACCTGGTTCAGCCTGCTCTTTTTCATCCTTACGGGCTGGCTCATGCTCTGGGCAGAGCCCTGGGCGATGTTGATGGCCGTCCTCGCCTACAACCTCGGCTATCTGTGCGACTGTGTCGACGGCGAACTGGCCCGACTCAGGGGGACCACCAGCAGGCAGGGAGTATTCATCGACACGCTGATCCGTGCCACAAGCATACCCATTTTGGCAGCCTTCTCCCTGACGATTCATGCCTTGACCGCGGAAACTCCCCTTGGCCTGTGGACCGCCTCGGGGATTTACCTTACAACCCTGGTTGCCACGATGGGCTTGGCCATTCCCCTCGCCTACAACTACACCGATCTCAAAAACGATGAAAGCGATCCGGTAAGCGACATGCGGACCACATCCTTCTTTTGGGAATGCGTCGCCTTTGTCACCGGGCTGCCCGGCTTCTTCGCCGCGCTCCCCCTGCTGCTCTGTCTGGAATACCTGTCGAATCTGCCTGTGACCGTCTGGTTTATCGCTGCCTTTCTCGTCCTGTGGGGAGTAAAGACAGCGTTTCGGTTATACCATGTGCTGAAGGCACTGAATTCGAATTGA
- a CDS encoding glycosyltransferase family 2 protein, with translation MEEKPIFSFLLVVRNEEKYLENLLEAILNQDFPRDRYEIIVVDGESIDRSPEIIESFRKRHRDRIRVYKNPKKTLATGWNLGIQHANGEYVIRVDGHSRIPRDFLSSTYRVVQRVPSASCVGGIVETVGTGFWGEVNAYVYSHPFGVGNSKFRTTKADWEGYVDTVPYAAYKREIFDKVGYFDETLKRNEDLEMHARIRNRGGTFFLSTSIRSTYFVRSTLSAFIKKSFSDGKWTMVASKRGIGVLRWRHLIPFLAVLVGLVLSIGSFFSALAGYTLLALIGTYLILLTYSSWGIVKEKGWKYFFPCMLSFFLLHFSRGFGSAASLLSKHYWRNHERAPQELADASR, from the coding sequence ATCGAGGAGAAACCGATTTTTTCGTTTCTGCTGGTTGTCCGAAACGAAGAAAAATATTTGGAAAACTTGTTGGAAGCGATCTTAAATCAGGACTTTCCCCGGGACCGGTATGAGATCATCGTGGTGGACGGGGAGTCCATAGACCGCAGTCCGGAGATCATCGAATCGTTCCGGAAGCGTCACCGGGACCGGATCCGCGTATATAAAAATCCGAAGAAAACATTGGCGACGGGATGGAACCTCGGCATCCAGCATGCCAATGGGGAGTACGTGATTCGCGTTGACGGACACAGCCGGATTCCCCGGGATTTTCTGTCCAGCACCTACCGGGTTGTGCAAAGGGTGCCCTCCGCCTCCTGCGTGGGCGGAATCGTGGAGACCGTTGGCACCGGCTTTTGGGGGGAAGTCAACGCTTATGTCTATTCCCACCCCTTCGGGGTCGGCAATTCCAAGTTTCGAACAACCAAAGCGGATTGGGAAGGATATGTGGATACCGTACCTTATGCGGCATATAAAAGGGAAATTTTCGACAAAGTGGGCTACTTCGACGAGACCCTGAAACGAAACGAAGACCTGGAGATGCATGCCCGGATCCGAAACCGTGGAGGAACCTTTTTCCTATCCACCTCCATTCGTTCCACTTATTTCGTGCGCAGCACCCTGTCCGCCTTCATCAAGAAATCCTTCAGCGACGGCAAATGGACCATGGTGGCCAGCAAAAGGGGAATCGGGGTGCTGAGATGGCGCCATCTCATTCCCTTTTTGGCCGTGCTGGTGGGACTGGTTTTGAGCATCGGATCCTTTTTCAGCGCTCTTGCCGGTTACACCTTGCTCGCGCTGATCGGCACCTATCTCATACTGCTGACGTACTCTTCCTGGGGCATTGTCAAAGAAAAAGGCTGGAAATACTTTTTCCCCTGCATGTTGAGTTTTTTCCTTCTCCATTTCAGCCGGGGTTTCGGTTCCGCCGCGAGCCTACTGAGCAAGCACTACTGGAGGAATCATGAAAGAGCTCCCCAAGAACTTGCCGACGCTTCCCGTTGA